One genomic window of Gossypium hirsutum isolate 1008001.06 chromosome D11, Gossypium_hirsutum_v2.1, whole genome shotgun sequence includes the following:
- the LOC107935219 gene encoding superoxide dismutase [Cu-Zn] 2 has product MEVVSKATLKAVALVTGDTNVRGFLHFTQIPNGITHVQGKITGLSPGLHGFHIHALGDTTNGCNSTGPHFNPLKKDHGAPSDGERHAGDLGNIIAGSDGVAEVSIKDWQIPLSGQHSILGRAVVVHADPDDLGKGGHELSKTTGNAGARVGCGIIGLQSSV; this is encoded by the exons ATGGAAGTTGTTTCTAAAGCAACACTCAAAGCTGTGGCTCTCGTCACTGGAGATACCAACGTTAGAGGCTTTCTTCACTTCACCCAAATCCCAAATG GGATAACCCATGTCCAAGGAAAGATAACAGGCCTCTCTCCTGGCCTTCATGGCTTCCATATCCACGCCCTCGGTGATACCACCAATGGCTGCAATTCCACTG GGCCTCATTTTAATCCATTAAAGAAGGATCATGGAGCTCCAAGTGATGGAGAGCGCCATGCTGGTGATTTGGGTAACATCATTGCTGGCTCTGATG GGGTTGCTGAGGTCTCAATTAAAGATTGGCAG ATTCCACTTAGCGGACAGCATTCCATTTTAGGGAGGGCAGTTGTTGTGCATGCTGATCCAGATGATCTCGGCAAAG GTGGGCATGAACTTAGCAAGACAACAGGGAATGCCGGTGCAAGAGTCGGATGTG GTATCATTGGCCTTCAATCATCTGTTTAG